A portion of the Streptomyces platensis genome contains these proteins:
- a CDS encoding glycoside hydrolase family 18 protein: protein MPLPHRLRAPRRVIAAVTALCTAALAGTLLAGPASASPANAPTAPRDTARSAPAAAGGKVVGYFTNWGVYDRNYHVKNIETSGSAAKLTHINYAFGNVQGGRCAIGDSYADYDKAYTADQSVDGKADTWDNGALRGNFNQLRKLKKLHPNLKVIWSFGGWTWSGGFGEAARNPAAFAQSCYDLVEDKRWADVFDGIDIDWEYPNACGLTCDTSGRDAFTKVMRALRSKFGGSNLVTAAITADASAGGKIDAADYAGAAQYVDWYNPMTYDYFGAWDAKGPTAPHSPLTSYSGIPKAGFNSTDTIAKLKGLGVPASKLLLGIGFYGRGWSGVTQDAPGGTATGAAPGKYEAGIDDYKVLKSRCPATGKVAGTAYAKCGDQWWSYDTPETIGTKMAFKDAQGLGGTFFWELSGDTTNGELIKAIK from the coding sequence ATGCCCCTACCGCACCGGCTGCGCGCCCCGCGCAGAGTGATCGCCGCCGTGACCGCGCTGTGTACGGCGGCGCTGGCCGGCACCCTGCTCGCCGGACCGGCCTCCGCCAGCCCCGCGAACGCCCCCACCGCACCACGCGACACCGCCCGGTCGGCACCCGCGGCGGCAGGCGGCAAGGTCGTCGGATACTTCACCAACTGGGGTGTCTACGACCGCAATTACCACGTCAAGAACATCGAGACCTCGGGCTCGGCGGCGAAGCTGACGCACATCAACTACGCCTTCGGCAACGTCCAGGGCGGCAGGTGCGCCATCGGCGACTCCTACGCCGACTACGACAAGGCCTACACCGCCGACCAGAGCGTCGACGGCAAGGCGGACACCTGGGACAACGGCGCACTGCGCGGCAACTTCAACCAGCTGCGCAAGCTCAAGAAGCTGCACCCGAACCTCAAGGTGATCTGGTCGTTCGGCGGCTGGACCTGGTCGGGCGGCTTCGGCGAGGCCGCCAGGAACCCGGCCGCCTTCGCGCAGTCCTGCTACGACCTGGTCGAGGACAAGCGCTGGGCCGACGTCTTCGACGGCATCGACATCGACTGGGAGTACCCCAACGCCTGCGGCCTGACCTGCGACACCAGCGGCCGGGACGCCTTCACCAAGGTGATGCGGGCGCTGCGGTCGAAGTTCGGCGGGAGCAATCTGGTGACCGCCGCGATCACCGCGGACGCCTCGGCCGGCGGCAAGATCGACGCCGCCGACTACGCGGGCGCGGCGCAGTACGTCGATTGGTACAACCCCATGACCTACGACTACTTCGGCGCCTGGGACGCCAAGGGCCCGACGGCTCCGCACTCCCCGCTGACCTCGTACAGCGGCATCCCCAAGGCCGGCTTCAACAGCACCGACACCATCGCCAAGCTCAAGGGTCTGGGCGTGCCGGCGAGCAAGCTGCTGCTGGGTATCGGCTTCTACGGCCGCGGCTGGTCCGGCGTCACCCAGGACGCGCCGGGCGGTACGGCGACCGGCGCGGCACCGGGCAAGTACGAGGCCGGCATCGACGACTACAAGGTGCTCAAGAGCCGTTGCCCGGCCACGGGCAAAGTGGCCGGCACCGCCTACGCCAAGTGCGGCGACCAGTGGTGGAGCTATGACACCCCGGAGACCATCGGCACGAAGATGGCCTTCAAGGACGCGCAGGGGCTGGGCGGCACGTTCTTCTGGGAGCTGAGCGGCGACACCACCAATGGTGAGCTGATCAAGGCGATCAAGTAG
- the adh gene encoding aldehyde dehydrogenase: MARYASPGSADAVMSYLPRYDHWIGGEYVAPALGRYFENPTPVNGAPFTEVARGTAEDVERALDAAHAAAPGWARTAAAERAAVLNKIADRMEQNLEALAVAESWENGKPVRESLAADIPLAIDHFRYFAGAIRAQEGSLSEIDEDTVAYHFHEPLGVVAQIIPWNFPILMATWKLAPALAAGNAVVLKPAEQTPASVHFWMSLIADLLPPGVINIVNGFGAEAGKPLASSPRVAKVAFTGETTTGRLIMQYASEHLRPVTLELGGKSPNIFFDDVSSATDDFHDKALEGFTMFALNQGEVCTCPSRALIQRGHYQDFLEAGVARTEKIVQGHPLDTDTMIGAQASNDQLEKILSYLDIGQKEGARILTGGSRAELGGELEGGYYVRPTIFEGNNDMRVFQEEIFGPVVAVAPFSDFDDAIGIANDTLYGLGAGVWTRDGSTAYRAGRAIQAGRVWTNCYHAYPAHAAFGGYKQSGIGRETHKMMLDHYQQTKNVLVSYSPKKLGFF; this comes from the coding sequence ATGGCCCGTTACGCCAGCCCGGGTTCCGCCGATGCCGTGATGAGCTATCTGCCCCGCTACGACCACTGGATCGGCGGCGAGTATGTGGCGCCCGCCCTGGGCCGGTACTTCGAGAACCCGACCCCGGTCAACGGAGCACCGTTCACCGAGGTCGCCCGCGGCACCGCCGAGGACGTCGAGCGCGCCCTGGACGCGGCCCACGCGGCCGCTCCCGGCTGGGCCCGCACGGCCGCCGCCGAACGCGCCGCCGTCCTCAACAAGATCGCCGACCGGATGGAACAGAATCTGGAGGCCCTGGCGGTCGCGGAGAGCTGGGAGAACGGCAAGCCCGTACGGGAGTCCCTGGCGGCCGATATCCCGCTCGCCATCGACCACTTCCGCTACTTCGCGGGCGCCATCCGCGCCCAGGAGGGCTCGCTGTCGGAGATCGACGAGGACACCGTCGCGTACCACTTCCACGAGCCGCTCGGCGTCGTCGCCCAGATCATCCCCTGGAACTTCCCCATCCTCATGGCGACGTGGAAGCTCGCCCCTGCCCTGGCCGCCGGCAACGCCGTGGTCCTCAAGCCGGCCGAACAGACCCCCGCCTCGGTGCACTTCTGGATGAGCCTGATCGCGGATCTGCTGCCCCCCGGCGTGATCAACATCGTCAACGGTTTCGGCGCGGAGGCCGGCAAACCCCTGGCCTCCAGCCCACGGGTCGCCAAGGTCGCCTTCACCGGTGAGACCACCACCGGCCGGCTGATCATGCAGTACGCGTCCGAGCACCTGCGCCCGGTGACCCTGGAACTGGGCGGCAAGAGCCCCAACATCTTCTTCGACGACGTCTCCTCCGCCACGGACGACTTCCACGACAAGGCGCTGGAAGGCTTCACCATGTTCGCCCTCAACCAGGGCGAGGTGTGCACCTGCCCGTCCAGGGCGCTGATCCAGCGCGGCCACTACCAGGACTTCCTGGAAGCCGGCGTGGCCCGTACAGAGAAGATCGTCCAGGGACACCCGCTCGACACCGACACCATGATCGGCGCCCAGGCCTCCAACGACCAGCTGGAAAAGATCCTCTCCTACCTGGACATCGGCCAGAAGGAGGGCGCCCGCATCCTGACCGGCGGCTCCCGCGCGGAGCTCGGCGGCGAGCTGGAGGGCGGCTACTACGTCCGCCCGACCATCTTCGAGGGCAACAACGACATGCGGGTCTTCCAGGAGGAGATCTTCGGCCCCGTGGTGGCCGTCGCCCCCTTCAGCGACTTCGACGACGCCATCGGCATCGCCAACGACACCCTCTACGGCCTGGGCGCAGGCGTCTGGACCCGCGACGGCTCCACCGCCTACCGCGCAGGCCGCGCCATCCAGGCCGGCCGCGTCTGGACCAACTGCTACCACGCCTACCCGGCCCACGCGGCCTTCGGCGGCTACAAGCAGTCCGGCATCGGCAGGGAGACCCACAAGATGATGCTGGATCATTACCAGCAGACGAAGAACGTTCTTGTTTCATACAGTCCGAAGAAACTTGGCTTCTTCTAG
- a CDS encoding acyl-CoA dehydrogenase family protein — MTEYGPRPVDRRLPTEEARDLMTLVRELADREIRPTAAEEEDAGHFPRATFTLLSESGLLSLPYDEEFGGGGQPYEVYLQVLEELAAARLTIGLGVSVHTLACHALAGFGSKEQRTERLPDMLGGGLLGAYCLSEPSSGSDAASLTTRATRDGDTWTLEGTKAWTTHGGVADFYTVLARTGGSGAHGITAFLVPGDAEGLSAAAPERKMGMKGSPTAQLHFDAVRVPDSRRIGEEGQGFAIALSALDSGRLGIAACAVGVAQAALDEALAYTAERQQFGRPIADFQGLRFMLADMATQIEAGRALYLTAARLRDAGLPFSKEAAMAKLFCTDTAMRVTTDAVQLLGGYGYTLDFPAERYMREAKVLQIVEGTNQIQRMVIARHLAGPEKR, encoded by the coding sequence ATGACCGAGTACGGCCCCCGGCCGGTGGACCGCAGGCTGCCCACCGAAGAAGCCCGTGACCTGATGACGCTCGTACGCGAGCTCGCCGACCGCGAGATCCGGCCAACGGCCGCCGAGGAGGAGGACGCCGGTCACTTCCCGCGCGCGACCTTCACCCTGCTGTCGGAATCCGGCCTGCTGTCGCTGCCCTACGACGAGGAATTCGGCGGTGGCGGCCAGCCGTACGAGGTGTACCTCCAGGTGCTGGAGGAGCTCGCCGCGGCCCGGCTCACCATCGGCCTCGGCGTCAGCGTGCACACCCTGGCCTGTCATGCGCTCGCCGGATTCGGCAGCAAGGAGCAGCGCACCGAGCGCCTCCCGGACATGCTCGGCGGCGGACTCCTCGGTGCGTACTGCCTCTCCGAGCCCTCCTCGGGCTCCGACGCCGCCTCCCTGACCACCCGGGCCACCCGCGACGGCGACACCTGGACGCTGGAGGGCACCAAGGCCTGGACCACCCACGGCGGCGTGGCCGATTTCTATACCGTGCTGGCCCGGACCGGCGGCAGCGGGGCCCATGGCATCACCGCCTTCCTCGTGCCCGGCGACGCCGAAGGCCTGAGCGCCGCGGCCCCCGAGCGCAAGATGGGCATGAAGGGCTCCCCGACCGCCCAGCTGCACTTCGACGCCGTCCGGGTCCCCGACTCCCGCCGCATCGGGGAGGAGGGCCAGGGCTTCGCCATCGCCCTGTCCGCCCTGGACTCCGGGCGCCTGGGCATCGCGGCCTGTGCCGTCGGCGTCGCCCAGGCGGCGCTGGACGAAGCACTCGCGTACACCGCCGAACGACAGCAATTCGGCCGCCCGATCGCCGACTTCCAGGGTCTGCGCTTCATGCTCGCCGACATGGCGACGCAGATCGAGGCGGGCCGCGCCCTCTACCTCACCGCCGCCCGGCTGCGCGACGCCGGTCTGCCGTTCTCCAAGGAAGCGGCGATGGCCAAGCTGTTCTGCACCGACACCGCGATGCGGGTGACCACCGACGCCGTCCAGCTCCTCGGCGGCTACGGCTACACCCTCGACTTCCCGGCCGAGCGCTATATGCGCGAGGCCAAGGTCCTCCAGATCGTCGAGGGCACCAACCAGATCCAGCGGATGGTCATCGCCCGGCATCTCGCCGGCCCCGAGAAGCGCTGA
- a CDS encoding ricin-type beta-trefoil lectin domain protein produces the protein MKDASLRLRPGLFTPRNRLSATLTTTVASVAALAVLSGSAVQPGGLDRSAGARMAPVADSYDGYDIEAAERLREDQCVAAEALRKGGPEVYALAQNAMTLPPDQLHQKLERNIFSDQTPLHLANKADSESESQWVEKVQKQGYAWSSATSGLESYPGKPQDATKIYDRIGLLSWLWQSYADPDEVFSPFFDPSPTADDKTKAAAIAIGDPQYSTGGTPKEQEAWALWKKNSGKIEPNQMFVPRVFADDARIFLGSGGFPRTAPELDTTEFRIAVEDLKSRFASCAWHDPIDPNRVLGKEVAQASAEWQQEIASQATQRNQVLGASKDATKALQDGTFTLGQVVGQSWLADYYTRWQDYWSAGGLGWVGDSHVAIEVPGAKGMCLDVQGGGKTNGTPVQVYTCSASAAQQWTLEGGEDDLHLRNVGSQKCLDVAGNASANGTKIVISDCYKSKGQSWKGDVRASSQLKSISTGKCLDLSAFTKSTDARLFDCKDASAQKFLIKPSGHQGTDGPLYPEKAQFDKAKKGVADAQAAAKKLVTTLKAQLESAKKAATTSDAAEQAAYEIADAAGAPRGRGLLVGQQKAQVTKGAVAALTAMVKAAETAEAATRAIAGDSATIAQRALAQAAQVNAEFRKEAAHIAELQAKAAADAAKVHRDNAKKDKETAEAKLSEALKAEGDAKAAAADAKAKRLAAEAEEKTAKAEKETAAAKQAEANQHKQTAQTEAANAKDAKEKAEAAEATAVARKNDAVKARDNARDLNDDAWDAAQKADAARAKAVAKEAFAQAHESDGSAQESRAAADAADTYATNAEAAAGRARSAADAAGEAAAEADAAATRAEAAAKRSRAHADAAQAAKLKADAAVRTATSAAADAIKASQHASEEAKQAVKMAEEAEKLAKSARADADAASKEADKALAASAKAAGFAHVTAQAAVDAGKAAVQVVKPANDAIQLGSPYVTTDSAASLVVLTGQASKTIADQQKAVADAHAKNAQDEAAAAKNIADQAAGDAKVAYQYAANAAGHAATARGYSKEALGYAAEAAAAASKASASLARTVEYDRQATVDAEAADKAAGRAEGYAREARESADQAALDAAAAREAAAAAEQSAKDARAAATRADAAATEAEEAAKDALKYAQQAQKAAQEAARNAANKQVSTGAGTGVGGTWYVVDDDSIEITDTKQHNDCVLKPGFEGCEVTFTVTFSAVADFFLCTNPDISEGSACPQEDTLLIESKRFPGLKKDVTEYFSKWQLIEMTATYKVIKAALVQDFVDCYHGSVSGCAWAASNFIPGKAFEKVAEGIRALDAAMKTGAGVADAFKALKALDVNPATLADLQKSLNAYEDAFTACKVNSFPRATQVLMADGTRKAIGDIRRTDEVLATDPVTGVLRPKPVVSTFEHDTDRLVDISVAGGGNISSTAGHRFFVVDRGWTVVSDLRVGDRLRTPEGSVRDVTGLKDRRDLTDRRVFDLTVGELHTFFVWSGSSAVLVHNCSDLVSDAQKFPGQAHMLDEHVKPTQAEALVIAQRKGTENSVFVDLQTAQQVVDYALANKANEISKWLRSGGDSNRTLRGTFGARNSLGFVAHPDGRTITQAGNAYVIVLKKARGHRLGYYVYTGHPV, from the coding sequence ATGAAGGATGCTTCCTTGCGTCTCAGACCGGGGTTGTTCACACCCAGAAATCGATTATCTGCCACGTTGACCACCACCGTGGCCTCCGTCGCCGCGCTGGCGGTCCTCAGCGGCTCGGCCGTGCAGCCCGGAGGGCTCGACCGGTCCGCCGGAGCGCGCATGGCCCCGGTGGCTGACTCCTACGACGGCTACGACATCGAGGCGGCCGAACGGCTCCGCGAGGACCAGTGTGTGGCCGCCGAGGCTCTGCGCAAGGGCGGACCCGAGGTGTACGCCCTCGCGCAGAACGCCATGACGCTGCCGCCGGACCAGCTCCACCAGAAGCTCGAACGGAACATCTTCAGCGACCAGACCCCGCTGCACCTGGCCAACAAGGCTGATAGCGAGAGCGAGAGCCAGTGGGTCGAGAAGGTCCAGAAGCAGGGGTACGCGTGGTCGAGCGCCACCAGCGGCCTGGAGTCCTACCCCGGCAAGCCGCAGGACGCGACCAAGATCTACGACAGGATCGGGCTGCTGTCGTGGTTGTGGCAGTCGTACGCCGATCCGGACGAGGTGTTCTCCCCGTTCTTCGACCCGTCGCCGACCGCTGACGACAAGACGAAGGCCGCCGCGATCGCGATCGGTGACCCGCAGTACTCCACCGGTGGTACGCCGAAGGAGCAGGAGGCATGGGCGCTGTGGAAGAAGAACTCCGGGAAGATCGAACCGAACCAGATGTTCGTTCCCCGGGTGTTCGCCGATGACGCCCGGATCTTCCTCGGCTCGGGCGGTTTCCCCCGCACCGCCCCCGAGCTGGACACGACGGAGTTCCGCATCGCGGTCGAGGACCTGAAGTCGCGCTTCGCGTCGTGTGCGTGGCATGACCCGATCGACCCGAACCGGGTGCTGGGCAAGGAGGTCGCGCAGGCCTCCGCGGAGTGGCAGCAGGAGATCGCCTCCCAGGCCACGCAGCGCAACCAGGTTCTCGGCGCCAGCAAGGATGCGACGAAGGCGCTGCAGGACGGCACGTTCACCCTGGGGCAGGTCGTCGGCCAGTCATGGCTCGCCGACTACTACACCCGTTGGCAGGACTACTGGTCGGCAGGCGGACTCGGTTGGGTCGGCGACAGTCATGTGGCCATCGAGGTGCCGGGCGCCAAGGGCATGTGCCTTGACGTGCAGGGTGGCGGCAAGACCAACGGCACGCCGGTGCAGGTCTACACCTGCAGCGCCAGCGCCGCCCAGCAGTGGACGCTCGAAGGCGGGGAGGACGACCTCCACCTTCGCAACGTCGGCTCGCAGAAGTGCCTGGACGTGGCTGGCAACGCGTCGGCGAACGGCACGAAGATCGTGATCTCGGACTGCTACAAGTCCAAGGGCCAGTCCTGGAAGGGCGACGTACGTGCTTCTTCCCAGCTGAAGAGCATCTCGACCGGCAAGTGCCTGGATCTGAGTGCGTTCACGAAGAGCACGGACGCGCGGCTGTTCGACTGCAAGGACGCGAGCGCACAGAAGTTCCTGATCAAGCCGTCCGGCCACCAGGGCACCGACGGCCCGTTGTACCCGGAGAAAGCGCAGTTCGACAAGGCGAAGAAGGGTGTCGCCGACGCCCAGGCGGCGGCGAAGAAGCTCGTCACCACCCTCAAGGCCCAGTTGGAGAGCGCGAAGAAGGCTGCGACCACGTCGGACGCTGCTGAGCAGGCGGCGTATGAGATCGCGGATGCGGCGGGTGCGCCACGGGGTCGTGGCCTGCTGGTGGGGCAGCAGAAGGCTCAGGTCACCAAGGGTGCTGTGGCGGCGCTGACGGCGATGGTGAAGGCGGCGGAGACCGCCGAGGCCGCGACGCGTGCGATCGCGGGTGACAGCGCGACGATCGCGCAGCGTGCGCTGGCGCAGGCGGCGCAGGTGAATGCGGAGTTCCGCAAGGAGGCCGCGCATATCGCCGAGTTGCAGGCGAAGGCGGCGGCCGATGCGGCGAAGGTGCACCGGGACAACGCGAAGAAGGACAAGGAGACGGCGGAGGCCAAGCTCTCCGAGGCGCTGAAGGCCGAGGGCGACGCGAAGGCCGCGGCGGCGGACGCGAAGGCGAAGCGGCTGGCGGCGGAGGCCGAGGAGAAGACGGCCAAGGCGGAGAAGGAGACCGCCGCGGCCAAGCAGGCCGAGGCCAACCAGCACAAGCAGACCGCGCAGACCGAGGCGGCGAACGCGAAGGACGCCAAGGAGAAGGCGGAAGCGGCCGAGGCGACGGCGGTCGCGCGGAAGAACGACGCGGTCAAGGCCCGCGACAACGCGCGCGATCTGAATGACGACGCGTGGGACGCGGCGCAGAAGGCGGACGCGGCCCGTGCCAAGGCCGTTGCGAAGGAGGCGTTCGCGCAGGCGCATGAGTCCGATGGCAGTGCTCAGGAGTCGCGGGCGGCGGCGGACGCGGCCGACACGTACGCGACCAACGCCGAAGCTGCGGCGGGCCGTGCCCGCTCCGCGGCGGATGCGGCTGGCGAGGCGGCGGCCGAGGCGGATGCCGCTGCCACTCGTGCCGAGGCGGCTGCCAAGCGGTCGCGGGCGCACGCGGACGCTGCCCAGGCCGCGAAGCTGAAGGCCGACGCAGCCGTGCGGACCGCCACCAGTGCCGCCGCCGACGCCATCAAGGCCTCCCAGCACGCTTCTGAGGAAGCGAAGCAGGCGGTCAAGATGGCCGAGGAAGCGGAGAAACTCGCCAAGTCCGCTCGTGCAGATGCGGACGCGGCAAGCAAGGAGGCCGACAAGGCCCTGGCAGCTTCGGCGAAGGCGGCGGGCTTCGCGCATGTCACCGCCCAGGCCGCGGTCGACGCGGGCAAGGCGGCCGTGCAGGTCGTTAAGCCGGCCAACGACGCGATCCAGCTCGGCTCGCCGTATGTCACCACCGACTCGGCCGCGAGCCTGGTCGTGCTGACCGGGCAGGCGTCCAAGACGATCGCCGACCAGCAGAAGGCCGTCGCCGACGCCCACGCCAAGAACGCGCAGGACGAGGCGGCCGCGGCGAAGAACATCGCCGACCAGGCGGCGGGCGACGCGAAGGTCGCCTACCAGTACGCGGCGAACGCCGCCGGTCATGCCGCGACGGCCCGCGGCTACTCGAAGGAGGCTCTCGGCTACGCGGCCGAGGCTGCCGCGGCCGCGTCGAAGGCCTCGGCGTCCCTGGCCCGCACCGTCGAGTACGACCGCCAGGCCACCGTCGATGCGGAGGCCGCCGACAAGGCCGCCGGGCGCGCCGAAGGCTACGCGCGCGAGGCCCGGGAGTCCGCCGACCAGGCCGCTCTCGATGCCGCCGCCGCACGCGAGGCCGCTGCAGCGGCAGAGCAGTCCGCCAAGGACGCCCGAGCCGCCGCCACCCGCGCCGACGCCGCGGCCACCGAGGCGGAGGAAGCGGCGAAGGACGCACTCAAGTACGCCCAGCAGGCGCAGAAGGCAGCCCAGGAAGCAGCCCGCAACGCCGCCAACAAGCAGGTCTCGACCGGTGCGGGCACCGGAGTGGGCGGCACGTGGTACGTCGTCGACGACGACAGCATCGAGATCACCGACACCAAGCAGCACAACGACTGCGTTCTCAAGCCCGGCTTCGAAGGCTGTGAAGTCACCTTCACCGTCACCTTCAGCGCCGTCGCCGACTTCTTCCTCTGCACCAACCCGGACATCTCGGAAGGCAGCGCCTGCCCCCAGGAGGACACACTGCTCATCGAGAGCAAGCGCTTCCCGGGCTTGAAGAAGGACGTCACCGAATACTTCTCCAAGTGGCAGCTCATCGAGATGACTGCTACCTACAAGGTCATCAAAGCGGCCCTGGTCCAGGACTTCGTCGACTGCTACCACGGCAGCGTCAGCGGCTGCGCCTGGGCGGCGAGCAACTTCATCCCCGGCAAGGCGTTCGAAAAGGTCGCCGAAGGAATCCGCGCCCTGGACGCCGCGATGAAGACCGGTGCCGGCGTCGCTGACGCGTTCAAGGCCCTCAAGGCCCTGGATGTGAACCCCGCGACCCTCGCGGACCTCCAAAAGTCGCTGAACGCGTATGAGGACGCATTCACCGCTTGCAAGGTGAACAGCTTCCCCAGGGCTACCCAGGTGCTGATGGCAGACGGCACACGCAAGGCCATCGGCGACATCCGTCGAACCGACGAGGTACTGGCAACCGACCCTGTCACCGGTGTCCTGCGCCCGAAGCCCGTAGTCAGCACCTTCGAGCATGACACCGACCGCCTAGTGGACATCAGTGTGGCCGGGGGCGGCAACATCTCCAGCACCGCGGGACACCGCTTCTTCGTCGTTGACCGTGGATGGACCGTGGTGTCCGACCTGCGTGTGGGCGACAGACTGCGAACTCCGGAGGGTTCTGTCCGGGATGTGACCGGGCTCAAGGACCGGCGGGACCTGACTGACCGTCGGGTCTTCGACCTGACCGTTGGCGAACTGCACACCTTCTTCGTCTGGTCGGGCAGCTCCGCGGTCCTGGTTCACAACTGCAGTGATCTCGTCTCCGACGCACAGAAGTTCCCGGGCCAGGCCCACATGCTCGACGAGCACGTGAAGCCGACACAGGCGGAAGCCCTTGTCATCGCACAACGAAAGGGAACAGAGAACTCGGTGTTCGTCGACCTACAAACAGCCCAGCAGGTCGTGGACTACGCCTTGGCCAACAAGGCCAACGAGATCAGCAAGTGGCTTCGCAGCGGTGGCGACTCGAATAGGACCCTGAGAGGCACGTTTGGTGCGAGAAACTCCCTCGGCTTCGTGGCTCACCCCGACGGCAGGACAATCACTCAGGCTGGTAATGCTTACGTCATCGTGCTCAAGAAGGCTCGCGGGCACCGCCTGGGATACTACGTCTACACCGGACATCCGGTCTAA
- a CDS encoding GAF domain-containing protein, which produces MVNPWLAMEAGADPVERTRTVRRAHAAFLADGTVAPPVRQVVADSWRRSADAQAAADGAVPIELDEAALSAYRDGHPLARAMPVFRELLGSFAQDGAHLLAVCDPQGRLLWVEGHPGVRRSAERMNFVVGARWDERHAGTNAPGTALAADHAVQIFAAEHYNRQVQRWSCAAAPLHDPRTGRLLGAVDLTGGDHVASPHSLALVQATARAAESHLTSDAPELGVCLAALGRDEALLVMDGERLRLGRRHSEIITLLARHPEGLTGDQLSVLLYGERERRPVTLRAELSRLRQLVGTLLHSRPYRLSRPVETDLDAVEEALAAGEVRSALNAYRGPLLPSSEAPGVQRLRGALADRMRAALLGARDPGLLREWSRTPWGEDDLEVWEALVDALPERSPARSAPLATAHRLRAAYGLTGGGAVGAPAAARVATFTQPPRF; this is translated from the coding sequence GTGGTCAACCCTTGGCTGGCGATGGAGGCCGGAGCCGATCCGGTGGAGCGCACCCGCACGGTGCGCAGGGCCCATGCGGCCTTCCTGGCCGACGGGACGGTCGCGCCGCCGGTCCGCCAGGTCGTCGCCGACTCCTGGCGCCGTTCCGCCGACGCGCAAGCAGCGGCGGACGGCGCCGTGCCCATCGAGCTGGACGAGGCCGCTCTGAGCGCCTACCGGGACGGGCACCCGCTGGCCCGCGCCATGCCGGTCTTCCGGGAGCTGCTGGGCAGCTTCGCGCAGGACGGCGCGCATCTGCTGGCCGTCTGCGATCCGCAGGGGCGGCTGCTGTGGGTGGAGGGGCACCCCGGGGTGCGGCGCAGCGCCGAGCGGATGAACTTCGTCGTCGGCGCCCGCTGGGACGAGCGGCACGCCGGTACCAATGCCCCGGGCACCGCCCTCGCCGCCGATCACGCCGTACAGATCTTCGCCGCCGAGCACTACAACCGGCAGGTGCAGCGCTGGAGCTGTGCCGCCGCCCCGCTGCACGATCCCCGGACCGGCCGGCTGCTGGGCGCGGTGGACCTCACCGGCGGGGACCATGTGGCCAGTCCGCACAGCCTGGCGCTGGTGCAGGCCACCGCCCGCGCCGCCGAGTCCCATCTCACCTCTGACGCACCGGAGTTGGGCGTCTGCCTCGCCGCCCTCGGCCGGGACGAGGCGCTGCTGGTCATGGACGGGGAGCGGCTGCGGCTGGGCCGCCGGCACAGCGAGATCATCACGCTGCTGGCCCGGCACCCCGAGGGACTGACGGGCGATCAGCTCTCGGTGCTGCTGTACGGCGAGCGCGAGAGGCGCCCGGTGACGCTGCGGGCCGAACTGTCCCGGCTGCGGCAGTTGGTCGGCACCCTGCTGCACTCCCGTCCGTACCGGCTCAGCCGGCCCGTCGAAACCGATCTCGACGCGGTCGAGGAGGCTCTGGCGGCCGGTGAGGTGCGTTCCGCACTGAACGCCTATCGCGGTCCGCTGCTGCCGTCGTCGGAGGCGCCCGGCGTCCAGCGGCTGCGCGGCGCGCTGGCGGACCGGATGCGGGCCGCGCTGCTCGGCGCCCGCGATCCCGGTCTGCTGCGCGAGTGGTCGCGCACCCCCTGGGGCGAGGACGACCTGGAGGTCTGGGAAGCCCTGGTCGACGCCCTGCCGGAGCGCTCCCCGGCCCGCAGCGCACCGCTGGCCACCGCGCACCGGCTGCGCGCGGCGTACGGCCTGACCGGTGGTGGTGCGGTGGGTGCACCGGCCGCCGCGCGCGTCGCAACGTTCACGCAACCTCCCCGGTTCTAG